In the genome of Limnobaculum zhutongyuii, one region contains:
- a CDS encoding uracil-xanthine permease family protein: MTSLHPAHDAVSNAEKTSTPAPASNSELIYHLEDRPPLPQTLFAALQHLLAMFVAVITPAMLICQALGLPAQDTQHIISMSLFASGLASLLQIRTWGPVGSGLLSIQGTSFNFVAPLIMGGTALKNGGADVPTMMATLFGTLMLASCTEIFLSRVLHLAQRVITPLVSGIVVMIIGLSLIQVGLISIGGGYSAMSETNNTFGSPSNLLLAGVVLATIILLNRQRNPYLRVSSLVIAMAIGYLLAWAMGMLPERANVESEVIMVPTPLYYGLGIDWTLLIPLMLVFMITSLETIGDITATSDVSEQPVAGPVYMKRLKGGVLANGLNSMLSAVFNTFPNSCFGQNNGVIQLTGVASRYVGYVVSLMLVLLGLFPIVSSFVLSIPEPVLGGATIVMFGTIAASGVRIVSRETLNRRAIMIMALSLAVGLGVSQQPQILQFAPEWLKTLLSSGIAAGGITAIVLNLVFPHEK; the protein is encoded by the coding sequence ATGACCAGCCTACATCCCGCACACGATGCTGTCAGTAATGCCGAAAAAACCAGTACGCCAGCACCTGCTTCCAATAGTGAACTGATTTATCATCTCGAAGATCGCCCACCGCTACCGCAAACGCTGTTTGCCGCACTTCAGCACCTGTTGGCGATGTTCGTTGCTGTTATCACTCCCGCTATGTTGATTTGTCAGGCGCTTGGTCTGCCGGCACAAGATACTCAACACATTATCAGCATGTCGCTGTTTGCTTCAGGTTTAGCATCGTTATTGCAAATTCGCACCTGGGGTCCGGTGGGTTCTGGCTTATTATCCATTCAGGGCACCAGCTTTAACTTCGTTGCGCCATTGATTATGGGTGGAACCGCGCTGAAAAATGGGGGAGCTGATGTTCCTACCATGATGGCGACCCTGTTTGGCACGCTGATGCTGGCCTCCTGTACCGAGATTTTCCTGTCGCGCGTTTTGCATCTGGCTCAACGAGTCATTACGCCGCTGGTTTCCGGTATTGTGGTGATGATTATTGGTCTGTCGCTGATTCAGGTTGGTTTAATCTCTATTGGCGGTGGCTACAGCGCCATGTCAGAAACCAATAATACTTTTGGCTCACCCAGTAATCTGTTGCTGGCGGGTGTGGTATTAGCCACGATTATTTTACTTAACCGCCAGCGTAATCCTTATCTGCGCGTTTCTTCTCTGGTCATCGCGATGGCGATTGGTTATCTGTTGGCCTGGGCTATGGGTATGCTGCCAGAGCGTGCCAATGTAGAGAGCGAAGTGATTATGGTGCCAACGCCGCTTTACTATGGCCTTGGCATTGACTGGACGCTGCTTATTCCTCTGATGCTGGTATTTATGATCACCTCACTGGAAACCATTGGCGATATTACCGCAACCTCTGATGTTTCAGAGCAGCCGGTGGCAGGTCCTGTGTATATGAAGCGCCTGAAAGGTGGTGTATTGGCGAATGGTCTGAACTCCATGCTGTCAGCGGTGTTTAACACCTTCCCTAACTCTTGCTTTGGCCAGAACAACGGCGTGATTCAGTTGACCGGGGTTGCCAGCCGATATGTGGGTTATGTGGTTTCCCTGATGCTGGTGTTGTTGGGTCTGTTCCCTATTGTCAGTAGCTTTGTATTAAGCATTCCGGAGCCAGTGTTAGGTGGAGCCACCATTGTGATGTTTGGTACCATTGCGGCTTCCGGAGTACGTATTGTCTCCCGTGAAACGTTGAACCGTCGGGCCATTATGATTATGGCGCTCTCTCTGGCCGTTGGCCTTGGCGTTTCTCAACAGCCGCAGATTCTGCAGTTTGCCCCTGAGTGGTTAAAAACGCTGTTATCTTCCGGTATCGCTGCCGGTGGTATTACTGCGATTGTGCTGAATCTGGTATTCCCTCACGAGAAATAA